The genome window CGCCAAAAGGAAGGAGGTGGAGCTTCTTCGCTCGCAACTCCCGGCAGCCCTCGGGGACTGCATCGATCCTGCCAAATTTGTTATCGATGCGATCTCTGAGGTATTCCCTGTCGATAAGAGGCCGGTAAAGTCACCAAATGATTTGGGGTGGGCCTGCGTGTTGATTTTGGAGTCGCTGGTGCCGGTCCTGGCGGATCCGGAGCTGGGATCGGCGAGGCCATTGGTGACTCGTAGCATAAGGGAGCGGGCCAGGGAGATGGCAACGGGGTGGAAGGAGGGGCTGGAGCAGCACGGAGGGATCGAGAGCGTGAAGCCACCCGATGCACACACGTTTCTCCAACACGTGGTGACTTTTGGAGTCATAGAGAAGGACGACAAGAACCTATACAGGAGGCTTGTGGTTAGTTTTGCATGGAGGAGGCAGATGCCAAAGCTGGCTATTTCTTTAGGGCTCGAGGATAGTATGGAAGGTGCAGTTTTCTTATatccttcattttttttatacttGCATCGTTTGAATAATATGTTGAACATTAATGGGTCTCACCATAACTTAATTCAGTTTAGGATTTTCTGAAATTAGACCATAGCAGTTGTAGGATGACAAATTTGCACATCTGTTGTTCCATGATATCTTGGTTGTAGTTTCTTGTAATGTGTACATGTACAAGAACACCAATACCTTTATGGTTAGTTCTGACTGCGAGACCATTTTGTATGATAAATGGTTTGTCAAAGAGTTAATCGAGGTTGATGCAGATGACATGCAATTGTTCCTTTTGAAAACTTGGAGTTTGTCAAAATGCATGCCAGTTGTTCTGAAAAGAAGAGGAAACAAGTTTTACTTTTTGACAACTTGGAGTTTGTTATCTGCATTCTTGCCGGATGACATGAAACATGCAAGTGAAATTGTACAAAAATTTCAATAATGATTATTAATATAGCACTATGTGTAGATATTGCATTATTTTGTATTTCATATATCAAGAAAGGATTTTCTTTTTGTATGATTTGTATTAACGGTTGTTAGATAGATCGTTTCTCCCACTAGAAGGGAAGATGGTGTTGTACATAAGGATTGTGAATTTACACCTGAAGAAAGCTTGGCTAATCACATCGATTGATAGCATTAGATGGAAGAGgaattttctttttgtatgatTTGTATTGATGGTTGTTGGATGGATCGTTTCTCCCACTAGAAGGGAAGATGGTGTTGTACATAAGGATTGTGAATTTACACCTGAATAAAGCGTCGCTAATCACATTGATTGATAGCATTAGATGGAAGTGGAAAGAATAGAAAGTATATAATTTTGTTGGGATAATTAAGGAAATAAATATAGAGAGAAGAAGGATTTTTCATATGGTTTTTATTGTCTTGCAAAAATGTTTATGATAAAGTTCCTAAAGATTTGTTGTGGTATgttttaagaaagaaaatagtATCCAGTAATTTTAATAATGTttgtgaaaatatacatgatagaGTAGTAATTAGTATTATGACTAGTGAGGGTATCTTGTTTTCTATAACTAAAGGATTCTATCTAAATTAGTCTTCTTGTTATCTTTTTCtgcattgataatggatgaataTACTAATCATATACTTGATAGAGACTGTGCTGTATGTTATttactaataatattattttaattgatgAAAAATTAGTTATTATAGAGACATGCCTTATATGGTGCACTATTTCCACATTTGTTACCGGTTTATATTCATTTACTTTTCTCTTCGTATCTTATCTCAAAATGGTCTTCAGTAATATGGCCTACTTGGTCACTAGCATGtattattatatcatgattaACATCCTGGATCCTCTATGCTTTAGTGGCTTAGTAGTGCTGGATTGTTGCAGAATGTTGAGGTCAGTGCTCCTTAGTTATGAACATCATTGCTTTTTAACTATATTGGTAGATGAACATATGATAATTGTTATGAAATTCCACCACTATAAAACCTTTACAACCATGACTCTTATTCTGTTGTTCTTGTATCTTAGACATTGTGTTTAGACTTTAGAGTAGATTTATCAGGACATATGCTTCCTATCTAGTGGCTAGATTAATCTATTCTTTGAGTTATTCTCTCAATGTGAAATATGTTTGTTGGCTGGATGCTCTATCTAGATGTCCACAACCGGTACCGCTGCTAGGTGAAAATTATTGGGATGTTCATGAAGTTCTTAATTCAAGATTTGCATGAAGTCGTTAGAAACTATCAGACTTGCTGATATTCTTTGTTGTTTATATTCTAGAATTTCATGTCAATTTGTTGTTAGTTGTCTTCACATTCTGATCTTTGTTGGAATTATTGCTTAAGATTCTGCTGGGTAAGAAAATGCTTCTAATGAAAAATGAATGCTGCTGCTGGTTGTTCTTATGGAAGGTTATGTTTGTCTAGATGCttgacttgaattttttttttacatttgtaGATATTATTGAAGAATTAATTAGTACAGGACATCAGCTAGATGCCATAAACTTTGCTTATGAGGCTGGCCTTCAGGACAAGTTCCCTCCTATTCCATTGCTAAAATCCTTCCTTGAAGATTCAAAGAAAGCAACTTCGACTCCAGAGGATCGCAACAATTATGGGCAAACTGCAGTATGCCTAGTCCTTCTGGAACTTTtggttttaattaaatttattacaAGTAATCAAGCAGTAGGATCTTTATAATTAGTCCTATAATATGAGCTAAATGTCTCATATGGAAATGTCTTTTTCTTAGCACAGATTATTCTGTTCTATTTGGTCTTTTATTGTTACATGGGCCATTTGTATATATATCTGAGCTTTGTAGCCATCATGATCTCATTGTGTGAATATGTAGCTTGTCTTATATTTTACATTGATGTTGAAGTTAGAGGTGCTCATTCCGTTCTATTGCAGAATACCACGTGCCGCAAGGAGCTGTCGGTTATTAGGGCTGCCATGAAATGTATTCAAGAACACAAGCTTGAAGCTGAGTTTCCACTGGTTAGCCTCCAGAAGCGACTTGAAAACTTGGAGAAGGCCAAAGTGGAGAAGAAAAAGCCTTCCAGTGCTGGTCCTGCCAACAAGCGGACCCGAGCCAATAATGGGGGACCGATGCCACCTGCCAAGGCTGGTCGTCTCACAAACAATGCCTGTGTCTCCTCCTTCCCTGCTGGTCCTGCCTATGTACGATCGCCGTCGGCCCACACCACCTACCCAGCAGCAGCTCTGTATCCTTATGATAGGCCATCAGGACATGGAATCTATGGCAGCAGGAGCCCACCAGCTCTCAGGGAACCCTATGGATACCCAACCGAAGAAGCAGCCCCTGTTGCACTTGGTGCCTCGTACCCCACACCACCTATGACCTATCCAGCCTATGGAGCTTACCACAACGGTATGGGAGGTTACAACAATGGACTGGCGCCAGGGTATCAGCAGGCTTACTACAGGTAAAATAGGTACCAAGACTCAGACAAGGTTGACCTGTGGTCGGATGATATAGTTACTAATAATTCTCGGTTATTCGATTGTGGCCTATTTTGTAGTGACTAACTAAAAATGTAGAATGTGTGTGTGCTTGCTAGATGGCTTGCTTTTAGTTTCTTGTTTAGATCAGCTGTATTCTGCTTTAACCTACTGCATGTAAATTATTATATTCGACAAAAATTGCATTATGCTTAATCCCATATTGCTGAACAAATTTTATATTTGGAGCTGGATATGGCACCATGGTTCGACTCTGCTTGATCTCTCAGATGGTCTTGCTAGATAATTGTTGGATTTTAGATTGGAAATGAGATCATGAGCAATTAGTTTGAAAGTTTGAATCAGAATATTATGTATGATGTGATTTGAAGTTTTCAGGGATTGTTATCTCATGTATATGAAACTCTCAGCTTTACGAGCAACTTTCTAGCCAAGTCACTGGAGTTGGAAGATGAGTAAAGGTTTGATAATTCTCTCTTTTTTATCTTTCGTAGAAAGATGTCATCTATCTAACCTGACTTGTATGTTCCTTAGAGAGTCCTCCATGGATTACCTACTACAAGTTTGGCACACCTACAAAAGTCCCCCTGATTTCTAACAGGTGAATAACATTGCATCTCATTCTCCATTCTCCTTTTTCATGTGACAGCTAATTGTACTCTGCAATCTAAATGTGCTTACCAACTCCTTGGGAGTTGGATGTGACAAAGGAAGAGCTACTGGTCATGAACTAGTAGTGTTCATGAATTGAGGGAACCTTTCCTTTTAATAATCATGATAGATGGATAGTTTCTCTAAGGTTTTATTTTTCTGGGTCAAATAAtggatcaattattattattattattattattattattattggatttttttttttttttgcatttagaCAGACTCTCACAGtaatattaaatcaatacaacTTGAATATTCGAGGAATCTTAAGGTTTTCTTATCGTTTATGACTCCATTATCATATATTAAGAAAGCTATCTACTTATCtttcaaaaattaaataaaagattATTTATCTTCTTTTATATTTAGACGACTcttttgattgtgtttaaattttatttttttatttttattttttatcttaaaaataatacTATATGTACCAAAAGGACATTTATCTTTGACCAAGCTCTTATATTTATGAACTGAAGAAAACAAATGAATTGATCCACATGAAGGGGTTTTGATCAATAACTCCTTCTACTCCATTGCCCACTTACAAACACTTTGATCAAGAAAAAAGCCACAAAACATTCAGAATATTCCAAGGATTCCTTGAATCAGAAGGCCATCAGACCATTCAACCTGGCTGGTTGCTTGTTTGGTCACAGCACAGTCAACTTTCTTCAGATACAAATCAACACAGCAGACTACATGACAACAGTCCAATTCCATGTTTACTGGACTCGGATACAGTCTAAGGAACACTGAGCCAAATGAAGCCTGGAATTAGTGTCAGCAAAATCATTGAGCACCATATTTGATATCAACCTTCCACAGAAATGGTCAAAGCATTGAAGAGACAGAAAGAGAGAGGATTTGTCATGGTAGGCAGTGGCAGAGCACTATCTCACCAACCCCATTCACCTACTATCCCATCATTTTCTCTTCAAATGTTATTTTATGTAGTTGTAGGAGACCTAAAAATCTTTTGATTTTTACACACAAGTCATCTAAATATTAGTATTTATATGGAAGTCATTGTGATTTGTTTTGACTGATGGTGATTCTTGAGGTTGCTGCTGTAAGATTGGTAGTCTGCAACTTGGATGGAAGTAAATTTATTAGCTTAAGGATAGAGATGCCATCTTCTTGTCCAATGAATAATTAATCAACTCAATTGATAAATCTGAACCactaaccaaaaaaaaaatccacttaTTATAACCTTATAAATCAacttaattattttcaaatatgtAGAACCAAACATTACACTTTACATCCTCATCAAGATTCACTTGATGCTCCAATTCCAACAAATTACATATGAACATGGAGATCTCATATATTAGATGTCATTTTACTCATCATTTTGCTTTGGTTTCACATATTATCTCAcatgttttttttcttctaattatgatcttaatttcataaaaaaaaatatgggattaaaaaaaattcacttGATGAATAAAGATATGATGATAAATATGAATCTTTATATGCACAAGAGGAATACACCTACAATATTTTTCATCAATCTCAATCAGAGGATCAAATTTacacaaagcaaaaaaaaaaaaaaaaaaggacttgcatataaaaaacaaattgAGGGGCTAATGTTCAAAATCAAATGATTAAAAAAGcctattagaaaaatattaatctttattttttaattataaaaaagttatttttactatttatgataatttgaaacttTAATTGATATATTTTTGAAAGTATTAATTTGGTTAATTGGTAAGAATTTTTGATAGTTTATGATTCTATATTTTAATTTTCCTGTGTTGTTGGCTGGTGTGATATAGAGAATCTGACTGCTGTGTCACTTCTCGCCACTATAAATACTCCCCGCTGATCTCCTCTCACCCTCGCGCTCCTTTGCCATCCTCTGCTCTTGTGCCGTTCTCTGCGACCGCTTCATCAGCCGCCCTACGAGGTGAGAGAGCTCCTTGTCCCGCGATTCACTCTGCTCCACTGACTCTGTGCTCTTTCGGCTTGCTCGTGGCCTTGTTCTCCCGCTTCTTCCGTCTCTCTTTGCTCAAAGAGGGCTCCTTTTTGAGTTGGATTCGATCTAGAACGACTCTGGATTCCTTTTCTCGGGTTTTGTTTGGTTAGTATGCCGCTCTGTTTCTTGGCGCTGGATCTATTGCTTGCTTTTCTTGGATCTTTGCCCTTTGTTCCGCCGAAGTTGACACCTTTTATCGGGCTCGTTTCTGGTTTGGTCATGTGCTCTGGATCTGTTTTGTTTGGTTGTGGATCTTGATCAGAGTAGCGTGCTTCCTCTTGGATCTGGTTTTGCATGTGTGGTTGCTTGTAGATCTGGTGCCGAGCCGATTGGATAAGCTTTTAATCCTACCTTTTTGGAGTATGTTAGATGTCAGATCCGCAGCTTTCGTATTAATTTGGGTTTCTGGTGGTCAAGATGAGTAGATCTGGTACTCTTGAGTGTAAAATTTGGGCCTTTTTCTCTGATTCATGTGTTATAATTTCAGAGTGGTGTTTGAGTCTTTCGACTGTCTATCGCTTGTTTACCATTAGCTATTCACAATTTTTTGTTCATTTTCAATGTTTATTTACTTGTTTGGAAAACTTATTGTTGGAGTTTAAATATGAGTTGGGTTCTTTTCTTTAGAACATGGAACCCTATCATCGGTGATAAAGCTCATTTTATATTAGTCTTCCCATTGAGGGGGATTTAGAACTTAAATGTAATGTTGGGCCCTTTTGCTTGTACCATAAGTTTGCACTTGGATCCACATCTCAAGCCTATGAATCTTTCATTTGTCATGCACATGTGGGGATGATGTTGGAGTTTAAATATATGATTGCATTTTGCTTGCACCGTTTTCTTGCGCTGGATCCAAGCCGTCAATTTTTTATTGGGCATGCATGTGAGGGATGCTAGAATTCAAATATTATTTTGTTCCAGTCTGATCAGTTCAAGCTTTCAGTATAAGTGGTAACCCTACTCATCATTTACCACATTTATTTTGGGGAGTAAGCTGGTTTATAATTAACCTTTTCTAACTTTTTCCCCATGTggtttttgatatattcttttttgGGAGTATAAATCTCTGTATTTTCATTTCTCTAAGTGTTCTGATCTTGTTTCGGTCTCCAGTTATTTAAGTAGGTTAACTGTCATAAAAGACCACAAATGACCTTGCTTGTGAATTTTATACAAAGCAATGAATTCTTACTATATATGTGTTTATTGAGTTCTTCGTGAGAGAATTGATCATATATGTTTTCTCCCAGTGAATTTTATTTGTTCCATTCTTGTTGTTTTACTATTTTTCTGGGATACATTAGATTGTCGTCATTTATttagctttttcttctctttatatGTAGAAAGATGGCCTCACACATTGTTGGATATCCTCGCATGGGTCCTAAGAGAGAGCTCAAGTTTGCATTGGAATCCTTTTGGGATAAGAAGAGTAGTGCCGATGATTTGCAAAAGGTTGCAACTGATCTCAGGCATTCCATTTGGAAGCAAATGGCTGGTGCTGGGATCAAACACATTCCTAGCAATACCTTCTCTTACTATGATCAAGTGCTTGATACCACGGCAATGCTTGGTGCTGTTCCTGAGAGGTACAATTTCACTGGTGGAGAGATTGGGTTCGATACCTATTTCTCTATGGCCAGGGGAAATGCCTCTGTGCCTGCTATGGAGATGACCAAGTGGTTTGACACCAACTAGTAAGCATCTTCAGCAGCCCAACATCTAAACtggattattgattttgtttTATGGATGACGTTTAACATTTTCTCTTAATCTAGTCACTTCATTGTTCCTGAGTTGGGTCCAACCACAAAGTTCTCCTACTCTTCTCACAAGCCAGTGTCTGAATACAAGGAGGCAAAGTCTGTAAGTAATTGGATCCTTTTTTATTTCTTGACTTATTTTGTCTGATTATCTAAGTGATACAATGTACATGACTTAATTATACAAGCCAGTGATATTAAGATGCCTAATAATGGCCTGACTTTTTGAATCAGTTAAAACTGAGTGTTCCATTAACATGAATTGTAAAGCACTGTAATTCTTCTGTGGTTATATCAAATTCTCAAATTGTGACCTACGAGTTTCATTGCATAGAGCTTTTTAGCCTTTCATCTGTGTGGCACAAAAGCCGTAAAGGTGAAAATATTTCCATGTTTGTCCAATTACTCTTAGCTCTCGAGACTATACTAATTCTGATTGGAGATAGTTGTGAAAGCTTCATAATCTTAACTTCTATTTGTATACTTCAAATCCAGTTTAAACAATAATTAAATTTGCTATGTTTGTCCCATTCATGCAGCTCGGAATTGAGACAGTTCCGGTGCTTATTGGTCCTGTGACTTATTTGTTGCTCTCAAAACCTGCTAAAGGTGTTGAGAAATCATTTTCGCCTCTGACACTTCTTGGAGATATTCTGCCAATTTACAAGTAAGGATCCATAATAAGTTTCTAAGATACTAGtttgatttctttttttctttatcctTTAGTTCTATACTTAAGATATCACCATAAACAGGGAAGTTATCACTGAGCTGAAGGCAGCTGGCGCTTCATGGATTCAGTTTGATGAGCCAACCCTTGTAAAGGATCTTGAGTCCCACCAATTGGAAGCATTTACAAAGGCCTACACAGAACTAGAATCATCATTGTCTGGCTTAAATGTGCTTGTAGAGACATACTTTGCTGATGTACCTGCAGAAGCCTACAAGTTAGTTTGTTCTTATTTTGATTGATGTACCATAGAGCATAATATTTGGAAGAGATTgtcattcttttgtttctttaggACCATCACTGCATTGAAGAGT of Musa acuminata AAA Group cultivar baxijiao chromosome BXJ1-7, Cavendish_Baxijiao_AAA, whole genome shotgun sequence contains these proteins:
- the LOC135678112 gene encoding FRIGIDA-like protein 4a, with amino-acid sequence MGSEAAAVVPTSLVQESFAELEKQRELITCCTLLWKELSDHFSTLERGIEIKSEALRSKRESLDGSTRRTLDSLRRRELSIDSAVDLALAKLDERRTAAVQALAASSAEANEFDLAGKLRSFCTKMDFGGFFDLVVAKRKEVELLRSQLPAALGDCIDPAKFVIDAISEVFPVDKRPVKSPNDLGWACVLILESLVPVLADPELGSARPLVTRSIRERAREMATGWKEGLEQHGGIESVKPPDAHTFLQHVVTFGVIEKDDKNLYRRLVVSFAWRRQMPKLAISLGLEDSMEDIIEELISTGHQLDAINFAYEAGLQDKFPPIPLLKSFLEDSKKATSTPEDRNNYGQTANTTCRKELSVIRAAMKCIQEHKLEAEFPLVSLQKRLENLEKAKVEKKKPSSAGPANKRTRANNGGPMPPAKAGRLTNNACVSSFPAGPAYVRSPSAHTTYPAAALYPYDRPSGHGIYGSRSPPALREPYGYPTEEAAPVALGASYPTPPMTYPAYGAYHNGMGGYNNGLAPGYQQAYYR